From one Magnetococcales bacterium genomic stretch:
- a CDS encoding CRISPR-associated protein Csm7: MKTLLVTLRPLTAFATPPHGDTLFGQLCWALCNRFGAPWLVERLDGYLQGKPFLVVSDLFPSGHWPRPFVPPHLLEGDLRAGDRKKEKKRIWFPWRDDAGWRKNLSSWGRMCRDEAELWGEERKNRPQPHNQINRLTGTTGTDGFAPFAVTQTWFPERARLEVWVLYDPKRLNVAEITAGLMDVGSFGFGKDASTGLGRFDMEKTEECPLPRQPDSNAWLTLGFCAPQGCGFDGKRSYYQPFTRFGRHGDHAARTGQPFKNPILLARAGAIWSPSHKPLPNHEFVGRGLGGEEKLSKILPATVHQGYAPVVGIHLPEERP; the protein is encoded by the coding sequence ATGAAGACGCTGCTTGTCACCCTTCGACCATTGACGGCCTTCGCCACCCCACCCCACGGCGACACCCTGTTTGGCCAACTGTGCTGGGCGCTGTGCAACCGTTTCGGTGCGCCCTGGCTGGTGGAACGACTGGACGGATACCTTCAGGGAAAGCCGTTCCTGGTGGTATCGGACCTGTTTCCGTCCGGACATTGGCCCCGCCCCTTTGTGCCGCCGCACCTGCTTGAAGGCGACCTCCGGGCGGGCGACCGGAAGAAGGAAAAGAAAAGAATCTGGTTTCCCTGGCGGGATGACGCAGGGTGGCGGAAAAACCTCTCTTCCTGGGGCAGGATGTGCCGCGACGAAGCGGAACTCTGGGGAGAAGAAAGAAAAAACCGACCGCAACCGCACAACCAGATCAACCGTCTGACAGGAACGACCGGAACGGACGGTTTCGCCCCCTTCGCCGTCACCCAAACCTGGTTTCCCGAGAGGGCACGCCTGGAAGTCTGGGTGCTGTACGACCCGAAACGACTGAACGTGGCGGAAATAACGGCGGGACTGATGGATGTCGGCAGCTTCGGTTTCGGTAAGGATGCCAGTACCGGTCTGGGACGGTTCGACATGGAAAAGACCGAAGAGTGCCCATTGCCACGACAGCCCGACAGCAACGCCTGGCTCACCCTGGGGTTTTGCGCGCCGCAGGGGTGCGGCTTTGATGGGAAGCGAAGTTATTATCAACCCTTCACCCGTTTTGGCCGCCATGGCGATCATGCGGCCCGGACGGGACAACCGTTCAAGAATCCCATCCTCCTGGCCCGGGCCGGCGCGATCTGGAGCCCGAGTCACAAGCCCCTGCCCAACCATGAGTTCGTCGGACGCGGCCTGGGAGGGGAAGAAAAACTGTCGAAGATTCTTCCCGCGACGGTCCACCAGGGGTATGCCCCGGTGGTGGGAATTCATCTGCCGGAGGAACGCCCATGA
- the cas10 gene encoding type III-A CRISPR-associated protein Cas10/Csm1, which yields MTVMERKRLLEASARFALSALLHDLGKFAERAGMEAANLDGHKAVYCPLSPKKTYSHVHAAYTAMAVDVIERSIPDIRKGEMTPFSSWGDLERKDDSLINAAAMHHKPETKLQKIIAQADRLASGFERSEADLYQHAQEEREESPGKRVDHYTARLWPLLETITPTGNFRQPRHRYPLKAMAPETLFPVPVTEHPNKDHSRKEYESLWQDFIAGLEKIPSSHRHSLPLWLDHFDSLWLTFTYAIPSATATRTADGTFLSIPADVSLHDHSKAVAALAVALWRHEGDGKEFLLIQGDFFGIQEFIFHPDEASEHAAKRLRGRSFMVALLTELAAMKVLEAFDLPATSQITNAAGKFLIVAPRIENGQERLQEVQKELDRWFLQHTFGNSGIGLAATEAECADFGKGNSFKNLMDRLHRDLDRCKRQRFDLCNASEDPVFAATYDHGACTIDGRMPAVREAGKTVCPLCRDQEKMGSLLVKKNRLLITRLERGPLSDDTLALDYLGYRVTFTGSEEISGRFGNLVREETLLRAWDFSLPENGAAPLWNGYARRAINGFVSRDEKDQIVEFSDLATKGKGVAALGIVKGDVDNLGEFFRNGLQHPTFARMASLSRQLNSFFALCLPWRCRDKFPNTYTIFAGGDDFFLLGPWKEQLDLLADMRQEFARYVRNEGIHFSAGFVMTKPGIPVPSLAELSEHALGQAKKRQEEGKTVKNAVTCWQRTVSWDDFEGLRGIEKELTALVQWLEETHKFTVGTAYLYGLLHLCAMANGKKPEDALWRSWFVYRTWRMLVDRIPGLDEAQRKELYQRKFAAPIGERIAHHKENFKIALFAHLYQQREKSQ from the coding sequence ATGACGGTCATGGAACGGAAACGATTGTTGGAGGCCTCGGCCCGGTTCGCATTGTCGGCGCTACTGCACGATCTGGGAAAATTCGCCGAGCGGGCGGGGATGGAGGCGGCGAATCTGGACGGTCACAAGGCGGTCTACTGCCCCCTGTCGCCAAAGAAAACCTACAGCCATGTCCATGCCGCCTATACCGCGATGGCGGTGGATGTGATCGAACGGAGCATCCCCGACATTCGCAAGGGAGAAATGACCCCTTTCAGTAGCTGGGGTGATCTGGAACGCAAGGATGATTCCCTGATCAATGCCGCGGCGATGCACCATAAACCGGAAACAAAGTTGCAAAAAATAATCGCCCAGGCCGACCGCCTGGCCTCCGGCTTCGAGCGCAGCGAGGCCGACCTGTACCAGCACGCCCAGGAAGAACGGGAGGAATCACCGGGAAAAAGGGTCGATCATTACACGGCCCGGCTTTGGCCCCTGCTGGAAACGATCACCCCCACGGGGAATTTCCGACAACCACGGCATCGCTATCCCTTGAAGGCGATGGCACCCGAGACCCTGTTTCCCGTTCCGGTAACGGAGCACCCGAATAAAGACCATTCCCGGAAGGAATACGAATCCTTGTGGCAAGACTTCATCGCGGGGCTGGAGAAGATTCCATCATCGCACCGGCACTCGCTCCCCCTGTGGCTGGATCATTTCGACAGTCTGTGGCTCACCTTCACCTATGCCATCCCGTCGGCGACGGCAACCCGGACAGCGGACGGAACATTTTTATCGATTCCGGCAGATGTATCGCTCCATGACCATTCCAAGGCGGTGGCGGCGCTGGCGGTGGCCTTGTGGCGGCATGAGGGCGACGGCAAGGAGTTTCTTCTTATCCAGGGGGATTTCTTCGGCATTCAGGAATTTATTTTCCACCCCGACGAAGCATCGGAACACGCCGCCAAACGGTTGCGCGGTCGATCGTTCATGGTGGCGCTTCTGACCGAACTTGCGGCCATGAAGGTGTTGGAAGCGTTCGACCTGCCGGCAACCAGTCAGATCACCAATGCGGCGGGCAAATTTTTGATCGTGGCCCCCCGGATCGAAAACGGCCAGGAACGGTTGCAGGAGGTACAAAAAGAGCTGGATCGCTGGTTTCTGCAACACACCTTCGGCAACAGCGGCATCGGCTTGGCGGCGACGGAGGCGGAATGCGCCGATTTTGGCAAGGGGAATTCCTTCAAAAACCTTATGGACCGGCTCCATCGCGATCTGGACCGGTGCAAACGCCAGCGTTTCGATCTGTGTAACGCTTCCGAAGATCCGGTGTTCGCGGCGACCTATGATCATGGCGCCTGCACCATCGATGGACGGATGCCGGCGGTGCGCGAGGCGGGAAAGACCGTTTGCCCCCTGTGTCGTGACCAGGAAAAGATGGGCAGTCTGCTGGTCAAAAAGAACCGACTGCTCATCACCCGCCTGGAGCGCGGGCCATTGAGCGACGACACCCTGGCGCTCGATTATCTGGGCTACCGGGTCACCTTCACCGGGTCCGAGGAGATCAGCGGTCGCTTCGGCAACCTGGTCCGGGAGGAAACCCTGCTGCGCGCCTGGGATTTTTCCCTCCCGGAGAATGGCGCCGCCCCCCTCTGGAACGGCTATGCCCGCCGGGCCATCAACGGTTTTGTTTCCAGGGATGAAAAAGATCAAATCGTGGAGTTCAGTGATCTTGCCACCAAAGGAAAGGGGGTGGCGGCCCTGGGGATCGTCAAGGGGGATGTGGACAACCTGGGAGAATTTTTCCGCAACGGACTGCAACACCCGACCTTCGCCCGCATGGCCTCCCTGAGTCGGCAATTGAACTCTTTTTTCGCCCTCTGCCTTCCCTGGCGGTGCCGGGACAAATTTCCCAACACCTATACGATTTTCGCGGGCGGGGATGATTTTTTTCTCCTTGGACCGTGGAAGGAACAACTCGACCTGCTTGCCGACATGCGCCAGGAATTCGCCAGGTACGTGCGGAACGAAGGGATCCACTTTTCGGCAGGGTTCGTCATGACAAAACCAGGCATTCCAGTCCCGTCCCTGGCAGAACTGTCCGAACACGCCCTGGGACAGGCCAAGAAACGGCAAGAAGAGGGGAAAACGGTGAAAAACGCAGTCACCTGTTGGCAACGGACCGTCTCCTGGGACGATTTCGAAGGGTTGCGGGGGATCGAGAAAGAGTTGACGGCTTTGGTTCAATGGCTGGAGGAAACACATAAATTCACGGTCGGCACCGCCTACCTGTATGGACTGCTGCACCTGTGCGCGATGGCCAATGGCAAAAAACCCGAAGACGCCCTCTGGCGCTCATGGTTCGTCTACCGCACCTGGCGCATGCTGGTGGACCGCATCCCCGGACTCGACGAGGCTCAACGAAAGGAACTCTATCAAAGGAAATTCGCCGCCCCCATTGGCGAACGGATCGCCCATCACAAGGAAAATTTTAAAATTGCCCTGTTCGCCCACCTTTATCAACAACGGGAGAAATCACAATGA
- the gyrB gene encoding DNA topoisomerase (ATP-hydrolyzing) subunit B: protein MTTPDNPIAEPAAEPYEYGAASIKVLKGLDAVRKRPGMYIGDTDDGSGLHHMVFEAVDNAIDEALGGYCDRIDVIMHSDGSVTIRDNGRGIPTDIHPEEGRSAAEVIMTVLHSGGKFDQNSYKVSGGLHGVGVSVVNALSERLELTIRRGGRVWYMEFRDGDPVKPIQAIGETDKTGTSVTFLPSRKIFSNVEFSFDILSQRLRELSFLNSGVNIHIREDATDKSHHFHYEGGIRSFVQHLNRAKTPLLEPPIYFQDQRDGVVVEVSLQWNDSYQENVFCFTNNIPQRDGGTHLIGFRAALTRTINNYALTCNLPKKEKVALTGEDCREGLTAVISVKVPDPKFSSQTKEKLVSSEVRPVMEGIVADKLSTWFEENPQDARRIISKTLEAAVAREAARKARELTRRKSALEISSLPGKLADCQEKDPSLCELFLVEGDSAGGSAKQARDRKFQAVLPLKGKILNVEKARFDKMLSSQEVGTLITALGTGIGAEEYDIARLRYHRIIIMTDADVDGAHIRTLLLTFFYRQFPEIVERGHLYIAYPPLYRVVRGKTTRYLKNEEAMGELLMTFGLEGVTLHNGDRMIGDVQLANIVREAQRYVFLLDRLSRHQDRRVLIEATGRSQVTPADLEHRATAEAAAQRLQQRLQVSENNEERLQIDLTRDSETGWEALTISRLVHGVRTRSVIDSTLTRSPEYREMLERAGRIFQEIGSEPFWSKGGRTHPVGNLEELVHWILAEGRKGQTIQRYKGLGEMNPDQLWETTMEPSHRTMLQVRVQDTVEADEVFTTLMGDQVEPRREFIQANALNVSNLDI, encoded by the coding sequence ATGACAACCCCAGACAATCCGATCGCCGAACCCGCCGCCGAACCCTACGAATATGGCGCCGCAAGCATCAAGGTGCTCAAAGGGCTCGACGCGGTCCGCAAGCGGCCCGGCATGTACATCGGCGATACCGATGACGGTTCGGGGCTGCATCACATGGTGTTCGAGGCGGTGGACAACGCCATCGACGAAGCGCTCGGGGGTTATTGCGACCGCATCGACGTCATCATGCACAGCGACGGCTCGGTCACCATCCGCGACAACGGTCGCGGGATTCCCACCGACATCCATCCCGAGGAAGGGCGTTCGGCGGCGGAAGTGATCATGACGGTGTTGCACTCGGGAGGCAAGTTTGATCAAAACTCCTACAAGGTTTCGGGAGGACTGCACGGGGTCGGGGTGTCGGTGGTCAACGCGCTGTCGGAACGGCTGGAATTGACGATCCGCCGTGGTGGCCGGGTGTGGTACATGGAATTTCGCGATGGCGATCCGGTCAAGCCGATCCAGGCCATCGGCGAAACCGACAAGACGGGAACCTCGGTAACGTTTCTGCCGAGCCGCAAGATTTTTTCCAACGTCGAATTTTCCTTCGATATCCTGTCGCAACGGTTGCGGGAACTCTCTTTTCTCAATTCGGGAGTCAACATTCATATCCGCGAGGATGCCACCGACAAATCCCATCATTTTCATTATGAGGGGGGAATCCGGTCCTTCGTGCAACACTTGAACCGCGCCAAGACCCCCCTGCTGGAGCCACCGATCTATTTTCAGGACCAGCGCGACGGGGTGGTGGTGGAGGTGTCGCTGCAATGGAACGATTCCTATCAGGAGAATGTTTTTTGTTTCACCAATAACATTCCCCAACGCGACGGGGGGACCCATTTGATCGGCTTTCGCGCCGCTTTGACCCGGACGATCAACAATTATGCGCTGACCTGCAACCTGCCGAAAAAAGAAAAAGTCGCCCTGACGGGCGAGGATTGCCGCGAAGGATTGACGGCGGTCATTTCGGTGAAGGTTCCGGATCCCAAGTTTTCTTCCCAGACCAAGGAAAAACTGGTATCCTCGGAAGTTCGTCCGGTGATGGAGGGAATCGTTGCCGACAAGCTGTCCACCTGGTTCGAGGAAAACCCCCAGGATGCCCGGCGGATCATTTCCAAGACGTTGGAGGCGGCGGTGGCGCGGGAGGCGGCACGAAAGGCCCGGGAATTGACCCGGCGCAAATCGGCCCTGGAAATCAGCTCCCTCCCGGGAAAACTTGCCGATTGCCAGGAAAAGGATCCCAGCCTGTGTGAACTTTTTCTGGTGGAAGGGGATTCGGCAGGCGGCTCGGCCAAGCAGGCGCGGGATCGAAAATTTCAGGCGGTGTTGCCGTTGAAGGGCAAGATTCTCAATGTCGAAAAGGCGCGGTTTGACAAGATGCTCTCGTCGCAGGAGGTCGGAACACTGATCACCGCCCTGGGGACGGGAATCGGCGCCGAGGAATACGACATTGCCAGGCTCCGTTATCACCGCATCATCATCATGACCGACGCCGATGTCGATGGCGCCCATATCCGGACGCTTTTGTTGACTTTTTTCTACCGTCAGTTTCCCGAGATCGTCGAACGGGGACATCTGTACATCGCCTATCCGCCGCTCTACCGCGTGGTCCGGGGGAAGACGACACGGTATCTGAAGAATGAAGAAGCGATGGGAGAATTGTTGATGACATTCGGTCTGGAAGGGGTGACCCTGCACAATGGTGATCGGATGATTGGCGATGTGCAACTGGCCAATATCGTCCGGGAGGCGCAACGGTATGTATTTCTGCTCGACCGCCTGTCGCGCCATCAGGATCGTCGGGTTCTTATCGAAGCGACCGGACGGTCGCAGGTGACCCCGGCGGACCTGGAACACCGAGCCACGGCAGAAGCGGCGGCCCAACGTCTGCAACAAAGGTTGCAGGTTTCCGAAAACAATGAGGAGCGCTTGCAGATCGATCTGACCCGCGACAGCGAAACGGGTTGGGAGGCGTTGACCATTTCCCGGCTCGTCCATGGCGTGCGGACCCGAAGCGTGATCGATTCCACCCTGACCCGGTCCCCGGAATACCGCGAAATGCTGGAGCGGGCGGGACGTATTTTCCAGGAGATCGGATCCGAGCCGTTCTGGTCGAAAGGGGGACGAACGCATCCGGTGGGCAACCTGGAGGAACTGGTCCATTGGATCCTCGCCGAAGGACGCAAAGGGCAGACCATTCAGCGCTACAAGGGGCTCGGCGAAATGAATCCCGACCAGTTGTGGGAAACGACCATGGAACCCTCCCATCGAACCATGTTGCAGGTTCGGGTGCAGGATACCGTGGAAGCGGACGAGGTGTTCACCACGTTGATGGGTGATCAGGTGGAACCACGACGGGAGTTCATTCAGGCCAATGCCCTGAACGTATCCAATCTGGACATCTGA
- the csm2 gene encoding type III-A CRISPR-associated protein Csm2, with the protein MNGRDTSKPGAGPSGFDITTIKFGDPLSPDLFDGKAKKVAESLNIKGTNKPTQLRRFYDEICLWGEKVEADEKRFNEYLPFIRMMNAKAAYAKGRNNLVNETFVKLISHCLGQVTDAKSMGRFKLFMEAVMGFYKELRPKDS; encoded by the coding sequence ATGAATGGAAGGGACACGTCGAAACCCGGAGCGGGCCCGTCCGGTTTCGACATCACCACAATCAAATTCGGGGATCCGTTAAGCCCCGACCTGTTTGACGGAAAGGCCAAGAAGGTCGCTGAATCATTGAATATCAAAGGTACAAACAAACCAACACAGTTGCGACGATTCTACGATGAAATCTGCCTGTGGGGAGAAAAGGTGGAGGCGGATGAAAAGCGTTTCAATGAATATCTCCCTTTCATCAGAATGATGAATGCCAAGGCGGCCTACGCCAAGGGGAGAAACAACCTTGTGAACGAAACATTCGTCAAACTCATAAGCCACTGCCTGGGACAGGTCACGGATGCCAAAAGCATGGGACGATTCAAACTGTTCATGGAAGCGGTGATGGGATTCTACAAGGAATTGCGGCCCAAGGACTCGTGA
- a CDS encoding TIGR02584 family CRISPR-associated protein produces MSQPDSCRLLISLGLSPQIISSSLYALMIIEKKTFVDIHVLTSPEGARAVGNIFFLGSDNPLDRFCRDYAIPRGRVVFSREQVHILWPEHGARSLVDTPCLDRLFSLLAHWTANGAEPLVACIAGGRKDMAVLFAQVFGLLAREEDCLTHLLTSKEFENLAEFFYPPPHPTAIMVHRLGRGVEYLNTREAEVRLVNLPLVRLRPLQDEATLKGLVPLAAARIRTQNGIAAIDPAIHVRIDAGTLTLNGVTTHLPPRELAVWLFFAHSRKEGRGREGWIAARTFDEPEIVAALEECYRKAIGTAGEKGSFVPRIKGGNVEYNELKTKLTHAISKIKRRLGSSHPARVDSRRGRGGREYGIGMDPDHIHIEG; encoded by the coding sequence TTGTCCCAGCCCGATTCATGCCGACTCCTGATTTCCCTGGGACTTTCGCCCCAAATCATCAGTAGTTCCTTGTACGCATTGATGATTATCGAAAAGAAAACGTTCGTAGACATCCATGTTCTGACCTCCCCGGAAGGGGCCAGGGCGGTAGGCAACATTTTTTTTCTCGGCTCGGACAACCCGTTGGACCGGTTTTGTCGCGACTATGCCATCCCCCGGGGACGGGTCGTTTTTTCCAGGGAACAGGTCCATATCCTCTGGCCGGAACATGGTGCCCGATCGCTCGTGGACACGCCGTGCCTGGATCGTCTTTTTTCGCTGCTGGCCCACTGGACCGCGAACGGGGCGGAACCGTTGGTCGCCTGCATCGCCGGGGGCCGCAAGGACATGGCGGTCCTGTTTGCCCAGGTCTTCGGCCTGCTCGCCCGCGAGGAAGATTGTCTGACCCATCTTCTCACCTCGAAGGAATTTGAAAACCTGGCGGAATTTTTTTATCCGCCCCCCCACCCGACCGCCATCATGGTTCATCGCCTGGGACGGGGGGTGGAATATCTCAATACCAGGGAGGCGGAGGTCCGGCTGGTAAACCTTCCCCTGGTGCGGCTGCGGCCTCTTCAGGATGAAGCGACCCTCAAGGGGCTGGTGCCGCTGGCCGCGGCAAGAATAAGGACGCAAAACGGGATTGCCGCGATCGATCCGGCCATTCATGTCCGCATCGACGCCGGAACACTGACCTTGAATGGGGTGACAACCCATCTCCCGCCGAGGGAATTGGCGGTATGGCTGTTTTTTGCGCACAGCCGCAAGGAGGGACGCGGCAGGGAGGGATGGATCGCTGCCCGAACGTTCGACGAACCCGAAATCGTTGCCGCCCTGGAGGAGTGCTACCGGAAGGCCATCGGCACGGCAGGAGAAAAAGGCAGTTTTGTACCAAGAATCAAAGGAGGCAACGTGGAATACAACGAACTGAAAACCAAATTGACCCATGCCATTTCCAAGATCAAAAGACGGTTGGGATCCTCCCATCCGGCACGGGTGGATTCGCGCAGGGGGCGCGGGGGGCGGGAATACGGCATCGGAATGGATCCCGATCACATTCACATCGAAGGATGA
- the csm3 gene encoding type III-A CRISPR-associated RAMP protein Csm3, with translation MRLTQIRTLSGTIELLTGLHIGSGNTEMHIGGSDSPVIRHPHTGHPYIPGSSIKGKVRSLLEWRAGLAGVNGGKPMSHTLLEKAPDKKEAKAILKLFGISGGDSLTEKESLEIGPSRASFRDCSLNREWIDGVRKKNLPLTEIKMENTIDRIRGTAEHPRNIERVPAGATFAFQVSLKVLNGETDLLPTLLMGLNLLQMDSLGGSGSRGYGKVRLTFDDGEIQEQFNNSQPW, from the coding sequence ATGCGACTGACTCAAATTCGTACACTATCCGGAACCATCGAACTCCTGACCGGCCTGCACATCGGCAGCGGCAACACCGAAATGCACATTGGCGGTTCGGACAGCCCGGTCATCCGTCATCCCCATACCGGTCACCCCTACATTCCCGGAAGTTCCATCAAGGGAAAGGTGCGCAGTCTGCTGGAGTGGCGGGCGGGTCTGGCAGGCGTCAATGGGGGCAAACCCATGAGTCATACCCTGCTCGAAAAGGCCCCGGACAAAAAGGAGGCAAAAGCCATCCTGAAATTGTTCGGCATTTCGGGGGGGGACTCGTTGACCGAGAAGGAATCCCTGGAAATCGGTCCCAGTCGGGCCTCCTTTCGCGATTGCTCCCTGAATCGAGAATGGATTGACGGGGTGCGGAAAAAAAACCTGCCCCTGACCGAAATCAAGATGGAAAACACCATCGACCGCATCCGGGGAACGGCGGAACATCCGCGCAACATCGAGCGGGTTCCGGCGGGGGCGACGTTTGCATTCCAGGTGTCTCTCAAGGTGCTGAACGGGGAGACCGATTTGTTGCCGACGCTTCTCATGGGTTTAAACCTTTTGCAGATGGACAGCCTGGGCGGTTCCGGCTCGCGGGGGTATGGCAAGGTTCGGCTCACCTTTGACGATGGCGAGATCCAGGAACAATTCAACAACAGCCAACCATGGTGA
- the csm5 gene encoding type III-A CRISPR-associated RAMP protein Csm5 — translation MIRFLDSRPLLISTLGPVHVGCGVDYEPTGYVMEERIVHTFDPVEALRDNAPAREKLSHLCAGSGEEVIQKVQEFFYEKRDELIPFSTHSLTASEQLQKFYDERVKPERRMGKANKLYIERTAYVATENRPILPGSSLKGAIRTALLNREHDGKKLVDPGAAERKDDWKKIVPLNQTLKNCLPGDFARDPMRLIRVGDAGATERWTGNDLRFAVNRTRSGKAAKGPYQVLECLPPMELELFSGTLSFLDPGSASNVAENRDDLPANIWNSKDVTRSCNQFYEKRLRQELDELQAFMPQQFRKIMIQSLEGGGLRRLLDSGRAFLLRVGRHCGAESVTLEGVRHIKQPQWKKWVERPDTVWLAAKGQETMDDLLPFGWLLVEWNDSRRKPLTETALELVGMSEGGSKTRKKLRAAAEEKKKKLREKNEVERLQREKVRQERERLALAEEEKKKRLQSLSENERLIEQLRQRLEKTRVPQPIGGDLWQEVQALVKKIEGARQEWQAHEIAALALLCREELPTRLKGGQKKLKELEERLNRLQGEKP, via the coding sequence ATGATCCGCTTTCTTGATTCCCGCCCGTTGCTGATTTCCACTCTGGGGCCGGTCCACGTGGGATGCGGCGTGGATTACGAACCGACCGGTTATGTCATGGAGGAGCGGATCGTCCACACCTTCGATCCGGTCGAAGCACTGCGCGACAACGCCCCCGCCCGTGAAAAACTGTCCCACCTGTGCGCCGGTTCGGGAGAAGAGGTGATCCAGAAGGTCCAGGAATTTTTCTACGAGAAAAGGGATGAACTGATTCCCTTTTCGACCCATTCCCTGACCGCCAGTGAACAACTGCAAAAATTTTATGATGAACGGGTCAAACCGGAACGCCGAATGGGGAAGGCCAATAAACTTTATATTGAACGAACCGCCTACGTTGCGACGGAGAATCGTCCCATCCTTCCCGGCAGCAGTCTCAAGGGAGCGATCCGCACCGCCCTGTTGAACCGGGAACATGATGGAAAAAAACTGGTCGATCCTGGAGCCGCAGAAAGAAAAGATGACTGGAAAAAAATAGTGCCTCTGAATCAAACGTTGAAAAACTGTCTCCCTGGGGATTTTGCCCGGGATCCGATGCGCCTGATTCGTGTCGGCGACGCCGGTGCCACCGAACGATGGACAGGCAACGATCTGCGATTTGCGGTCAACCGGACACGTTCCGGCAAGGCGGCGAAAGGACCCTATCAAGTTCTGGAATGCCTGCCGCCGATGGAACTGGAACTTTTTTCCGGAACTCTGTCGTTTCTCGATCCGGGTTCGGCGAGCAATGTAGCGGAAAACAGGGACGATCTTCCGGCAAACATATGGAATTCCAAGGATGTGACACGGAGTTGCAACCAGTTTTACGAAAAAAGGTTGCGGCAGGAACTGGATGAATTGCAGGCATTCATGCCCCAACAATTCCGGAAAATCATGATCCAGTCATTGGAAGGGGGTGGATTGCGCCGCCTGCTCGACTCGGGCCGGGCTTTTCTTTTGCGGGTGGGACGACATTGCGGCGCGGAATCGGTCACCCTGGAGGGCGTTCGTCACATCAAGCAACCCCAATGGAAAAAATGGGTCGAGCGACCGGACACCGTATGGCTGGCCGCCAAGGGCCAGGAAACGATGGATGATCTGCTTCCATTTGGCTGGTTGCTGGTGGAATGGAACGATTCCCGGCGCAAACCGTTGACGGAAACGGCCCTGGAACTGGTCGGGATGTCCGAAGGAGGCTCGAAAACACGAAAAAAACTGCGGGCTGCCGCGGAAGAGAAAAAAAAGAAATTGCGCGAAAAAAACGAGGTAGAACGATTGCAACGGGAAAAGGTCCGTCAGGAACGGGAACGGCTGGCGTTGGCGGAAGAGGAGAAAAAAAAACGGCTGCAATCCTTGTCGGAGAATGAACGCCTTATTGAACAGCTGCGCCAACGGCTGGAAAAAACCAGGGTGCCACAACCAATCGGCGGCGACCTGTGGCAGGAGGTTCAGGCACTGGTGAAAAAAAT
- a CDS encoding methylated-DNA--[protein]-cysteine S-methyltransferase, giving the protein MTGPEGIDVTPIPWIIPVTTPLGPLWGGMSEDGVLILSFTPLATAVTRHGAPPFAGPLRSWLADYFAQRFRPPDFPLRPKGTLFQHRVWSEVSGIAAGETRTYGALATRLDTAPRAIGRAMAANPLPLLIPCHRVIAADGSIGGYSGGDGSSTKRWLLRREGCSGIEEEHDAL; this is encoded by the coding sequence ATGACCGGGCCTGAAGGAATCGACGTGACGCCCATCCCTTGGATCATACCCGTGACTACCCCCCTGGGGCCGCTCTGGGGGGGAATGAGCGAGGATGGCGTCCTGATTCTTTCCTTCACCCCCCTCGCCACCGCCGTCACCCGCCATGGCGCGCCTCCCTTTGCCGGTCCGTTGCGCTCGTGGCTGGCAGACTATTTTGCCCAACGCTTCCGCCCGCCCGATTTTCCATTGCGACCGAAGGGAACGCTTTTTCAACATCGGGTGTGGTCGGAGGTATCGGGAATCGCCGCCGGGGAGACCCGGACCTATGGAGCGCTCGCCACCCGACTCGACACCGCACCCCGGGCCATCGGTCGGGCGATGGCGGCCAATCCCCTGCCATTGTTGATCCCCTGCCATCGGGTCATCGCCGCCGATGGCTCGATCGGCGGCTACAGCGGCGGCGACGGCAGCTCAACCAAACGGTGGCTGCTGCGCCGGGAAGGGTGTTCGGGTATCGAAGAAGAACATGATGCCCTGTAG